The Lycium barbarum isolate Lr01 chromosome 10, ASM1917538v2, whole genome shotgun sequence genome includes a region encoding these proteins:
- the LOC132614615 gene encoding uncharacterized protein LOC132614615 produces MEKDAKARVDDILLKEIHSLKKAMRNLQVARGSKSVEYEYLCVHPDVDLPVGYKPPKFDTFNGTGDPHTHLRAYCDKLVGVGRDQNIRMKLFIRSLSGETLTWYTQQDVRKWHGWSDMAQDFMDRFSFNTDITPDRVYMTKVTKKSTESFREYALRWRSEAAKVQPPIRDREMTATFIECQVGIYYEIMIGMMGQKFTEVVRMGEAIEEGIKSGKIQDLTALQAASCKQSYSIWFYQWDQKEKRRCSCSHEYPRM; encoded by the coding sequence atggaaaaggatgcaaaagcaAGGGTGGATGATATAttgttaaaagagatccacagtctcaaaaaagcaatgagaaaccttcaagttgctaggggaagtaagagtgtagaatatgaataTCTGTGTGTTCATCCTGATGTTGATTTGCCCGTTGGCTACaagccgccgaaatttgatacatttaatggaacaggcgaccctcatacgcatttaagggcttattgtgacaaactggttggagtaggtagagatcagAATATAAGGATGAAGCTATTCATAAGAAGTTTATCTGGTGAGACTCTTACTTGGTATACGCAACAAGATGTCCGTAAATGGCATGGTTGGAGTGATATGGCACAAGACTTCATGGACCGATTCAGTTTCAACACTGATATTacaccagatagagtctacatgactaaggtaaccaagaagtcaactgagtcGTTCCGTGAGTATGcgctacgttggaggtcagaagcagccaagGTTCAACCCCCGATAAgagatagagaaatgactgccaccttcattgaatgccaagtTGGTATATACTATGAGATAATGATAGGCATGATGGGACAAAAGTTCACAGAAGTTGTCAGAATGGGAGAAGccatagaagaaggaatcaaatcgggaaaaattcaggatctCACTGCCTTGCAAGCTGCAAGCTGCAAGCAAAGCTATTCAATTTGGTTCTATCAGTgggaccaaaaagaaaaaagaagatgtagctgcagtcatgaatatccaaggatgtaa